The following are from one region of the Rosistilla carotiformis genome:
- the mnmA gene encoding tRNA 2-thiouridine(34) synthase MnmA, whose product MARVVLAMSGGVDSSVAAHLLLQQGHEVVGVFMRHGEESAEVCRAPDGSESPVLPIVQGRADHKQGCCSASDAADARRVSDRLGIPFYALNLKQDFRRIIDYFVDEYSQGRTPNPCVQCNNWIKFGRLFEYADSIDAQYVATGHYAQLSEEADGSFALRRGVDDRKDQSYVLFGIGQHLLSRMLLPVGGYDKPWIRQQAEAIGLRVAGKPDSQEICFVTSGHHGQFVRDRSGGGDTAGQIVTTAGDVVGEHPGIEAFTIGQRKGLGVAMGEPYFVVRIEPDTHRVVIGQKADLARDGLIAHEANWLIDPPAETFSCSVQIRYNSPPQAAQVTPQGTNRFDVLFDEPVDGVAPGQAAVIYDGDRVLGGGWIHSSTSTSAQ is encoded by the coding sequence TTGGCACGGGTTGTTTTAGCGATGAGCGGAGGCGTTGACAGCAGCGTCGCAGCCCACCTGTTGTTGCAACAAGGGCACGAGGTTGTCGGTGTCTTCATGCGACACGGCGAGGAATCGGCCGAGGTCTGCCGCGCTCCCGACGGTTCGGAATCGCCCGTGCTGCCGATCGTCCAAGGCCGCGCCGACCACAAACAGGGTTGTTGCAGCGCTAGCGATGCCGCCGACGCGAGGCGGGTCTCCGATCGGCTGGGGATTCCTTTTTATGCCCTCAACCTGAAGCAGGACTTCCGCCGGATCATCGATTATTTTGTCGATGAGTATTCCCAGGGACGAACGCCCAATCCCTGCGTGCAGTGCAACAACTGGATCAAGTTCGGCCGGCTGTTCGAATACGCCGACAGCATCGATGCCCAATACGTCGCCACCGGCCACTACGCTCAATTGTCCGAAGAAGCCGACGGCAGCTTCGCGCTGCGGCGTGGCGTCGACGATCGCAAGGACCAATCGTACGTGCTGTTTGGAATCGGCCAGCACCTGCTGTCGCGGATGCTGTTGCCCGTCGGCGGTTACGACAAACCTTGGATCCGCCAACAAGCCGAAGCGATCGGTTTGCGAGTCGCCGGAAAACCGGACAGCCAGGAGATCTGTTTTGTCACCAGCGGACACCACGGCCAATTTGTGCGCGACCGCAGCGGCGGCGGCGACACCGCCGGGCAGATCGTGACCACCGCTGGCGATGTCGTCGGCGAGCATCCCGGCATCGAAGCCTTTACGATCGGCCAACGCAAAGGCCTCGGCGTCGCGATGGGGGAACCCTACTTCGTCGTCCGTATCGAACCCGACACGCACCGCGTGGTGATCGGGCAGAAGGCCGACTTGGCTCGCGACGGCTTGATCGCTCATGAAGCCAACTGGTTGATCGATCCCCCCGCCGAAACGTTTTCGTGCAGCGTGCAGATCCGGTACAACAGCCCGCCGCAAGCCGCACAAGTTACACCGCAGGGGACCAACCGTTTCGACGTCCTGTTCGACGAACCTGTCGATGGCGTGGCTCCAGGCCAAGCTGCCGTGATCTACGACGGCGATCGAGTGCTCGGCGGCGGATGGATCCATTCCTCGACATCGACCTCCGCACAATAG
- a CDS encoding XylR family transcriptional regulator → MKRHVALIVETSSIYGRQVLSGIIQHMRMFDDWSVFLDQHDLTQEPPRWLANWSGDGIISRTTTPELLQTAQATGVPLIELTDRHQSHGRTYVWSDDAAIGRMGAEHLLERGFREFGFCGFTNEAWSERRQVAFSQRIEAAQRRCHQYESPWYGPDALSWEEEQQRLRGWLRTLPTSCGIMACNDLRGHQVVDACLQEGLAVPEEVAIIGADNDTLLCRVCSPPMSSVIPNAEGVGFRAAELLTQLMNGEVPKQTEHLIPPLGVAERQSTDVVAIDDPDIAAALRYIRENACRGINVADVTDNVAISRSSLERKLRQYLGRTPQQEIRHVQIKRVSELLTSTDLPAEQIAILCGFDNPEYMYVVFRRVVGMTPGKFRSKAKSG, encoded by the coding sequence ATGAAACGACACGTTGCCCTGATCGTTGAAACGTCCAGCATCTATGGTCGCCAAGTGCTATCAGGCATCATCCAACACATGCGGATGTTCGATGATTGGTCGGTCTTTTTGGACCAGCACGACCTCACTCAAGAACCGCCGCGTTGGTTAGCGAATTGGTCCGGAGACGGGATCATCTCCCGGACAACCACCCCCGAACTACTGCAGACGGCTCAAGCGACCGGCGTCCCTCTGATCGAATTAACCGACAGGCACCAGTCGCACGGACGGACCTACGTCTGGTCCGACGACGCGGCGATCGGCCGTATGGGAGCCGAGCATCTGCTGGAACGCGGCTTTCGAGAATTTGGATTTTGCGGCTTTACCAATGAGGCATGGTCGGAACGGCGACAGGTCGCATTTTCTCAAAGGATCGAAGCGGCACAACGACGTTGCCACCAGTACGAATCCCCTTGGTACGGCCCCGACGCGCTTTCTTGGGAAGAGGAGCAGCAGCGATTGCGGGGCTGGCTGCGAACGCTACCGACATCCTGCGGGATCATGGCCTGCAACGATCTCCGCGGACATCAAGTGGTCGACGCCTGCCTTCAGGAAGGATTGGCGGTCCCCGAAGAAGTTGCGATCATCGGCGCTGATAACGACACGCTGCTATGCCGCGTCTGCAGTCCACCGATGTCCAGCGTGATCCCGAACGCCGAAGGCGTTGGGTTTCGAGCTGCCGAGTTGCTGACCCAGCTGATGAACGGCGAAGTTCCTAAACAAACCGAACACCTGATCCCACCGCTGGGCGTGGCGGAGCGGCAGTCGACCGATGTCGTCGCCATCGACGATCCTGACATCGCCGCCGCCCTTCGCTACATCCGCGAGAATGCCTGCCGTGGGATCAACGTTGCCGATGTGACCGACAACGTCGCGATCTCCCGCAGCTCGCTGGAACGCAAGCTGCGCCAGTACCTAGGGCGAACGCCGCAACAAGAGATTCGCCACGTTCAGATTAAACGGGTCAGCGAACTGCTGACCAGCACCGACCTGCCAGCCGAACAGATCGCAATCCTTTGCGGGTTCGACAATCCCGAGTATATGTACGTCGTCTTCCGCCGCGTCGTCGGCATGACGCCGGGCAAGTTTCGCAGCAAAGCCAAGTCGGGGTGA
- a CDS encoding TolC family protein, translating to MARLKTRTQKLLAAAIMAASGCALPGCIANWKLPPGPHDTTKSYYDSVATRIEYPDVQTMANEASAAANSTAAPLALEDPSQMPSWDLTLEQAIQMAIGQGPVLRSLGASVVTSPQTTPTIYDPALAEANPLGGVEAALSEFDAQFAGELFWQKNDQPQNVDPNGAVAFFRPLAFQQTYANYATEISKTTATGASFAARHNVAYDRPNSPGRFFSSDFAGFFEGEYRQPLMQGRGTEFNRIAGPNSQIGVYNGVLIARVNNDISLTDFEASVIQLANDVEEAYWNLYFAYRNLEAQLRGREAALQTFQYQELRLNVGAGRSDEEAQARSQYYQFQVQVENGLAGEVGLYKLEQKLRYMLGLPAADGRLIKPATDPHDARVVFDWNSVLNQGLERRVEIRRQKWAIKKRELELTAAKLNKQPRLDFLGQYRWRGLGNHLIGDDDSYLDSMYGEIAGGDYQEWQAGVELAFPVGLRKASVAISHAQLNLSRERALMNETELRVSHDLADASREVQRQYQLLKTNYNRWIADRRQLEVLRERYRRGADNINFLLQAQRQVVSSESDYYATLVAYNLAMRDLHRQKGTLLAYNHVHLSEGGWHSPAYREACEQGRFFRPCLTPEAVEAPCPVSRGPFDPSAPGVSSMPVMETAPMMAPESPTPVISTPDEMPSLGSPTNAQAAIAPIPATMPQAMNAPTRLPMPGSSNAIQQVSY from the coding sequence ATGGCTCGACTCAAAACACGCACGCAGAAACTTCTCGCGGCGGCGATCATGGCGGCAAGCGGCTGTGCGCTGCCCGGGTGCATCGCCAACTGGAAACTTCCGCCAGGTCCGCACGACACGACCAAATCGTACTACGATTCCGTGGCCACCCGAATTGAGTATCCGGATGTGCAAACGATGGCAAATGAAGCCAGCGCGGCAGCCAACTCAACGGCTGCCCCACTGGCCTTGGAAGATCCATCGCAGATGCCCAGCTGGGACCTCACGCTGGAACAAGCGATCCAGATGGCGATCGGTCAGGGTCCCGTTCTACGAAGCTTGGGCGCCAGCGTCGTCACCTCGCCTCAAACCACTCCGACGATCTACGACCCGGCGTTGGCCGAAGCGAATCCGCTGGGAGGCGTCGAAGCGGCACTCTCGGAGTTCGACGCGCAGTTTGCCGGCGAGTTGTTCTGGCAGAAGAACGATCAACCGCAGAACGTCGACCCCAATGGTGCGGTCGCCTTCTTCCGTCCTTTGGCGTTCCAGCAAACATATGCCAACTATGCCACGGAGATCAGCAAGACCACAGCGACCGGTGCCAGCTTTGCCGCGCGACATAACGTGGCGTACGACCGACCGAACTCGCCTGGCCGTTTTTTCTCCAGCGACTTCGCTGGCTTCTTCGAGGGTGAATACCGACAACCTTTGATGCAGGGCCGAGGCACGGAATTCAACCGGATCGCGGGCCCCAACAGCCAGATCGGCGTATACAACGGTGTGCTGATCGCTCGCGTCAACAATGACATCAGCCTGACCGACTTCGAAGCTTCGGTGATCCAACTGGCCAACGACGTTGAAGAAGCGTACTGGAATCTCTACTTCGCCTACCGCAACCTCGAAGCCCAACTGCGTGGCCGCGAAGCGGCACTGCAAACGTTCCAGTATCAAGAGCTTCGTCTAAACGTCGGTGCCGGTCGTAGCGACGAAGAAGCTCAGGCTCGATCGCAATACTACCAATTCCAAGTTCAGGTCGAAAATGGATTGGCAGGCGAGGTGGGTCTCTACAAGCTCGAACAAAAACTTCGTTACATGCTCGGCCTTCCCGCGGCCGACGGGCGGCTGATCAAACCAGCGACCGACCCGCACGACGCTCGCGTGGTCTTCGATTGGAACAGCGTCCTGAACCAAGGCCTCGAACGGCGCGTCGAAATTCGTCGCCAGAAATGGGCTATCAAGAAGCGTGAACTTGAATTGACCGCTGCGAAACTGAACAAGCAACCGCGACTCGACTTCCTGGGCCAGTACCGCTGGCGTGGCCTGGGCAATCACCTGATCGGCGACGACGATTCCTACCTGGATAGCATGTACGGCGAGATCGCCGGCGGCGACTACCAGGAATGGCAGGCGGGCGTCGAATTGGCGTTCCCCGTCGGTCTCCGCAAGGCCTCGGTGGCCATCTCGCACGCTCAATTGAACCTGTCGCGAGAGCGTGCGTTGATGAACGAGACCGAGCTTCGCGTCAGCCACGACTTGGCCGATGCATCGCGTGAGGTGCAACGTCAGTACCAATTGCTGAAGACCAACTACAACCGCTGGATCGCCGATCGCCGCCAATTGGAAGTGCTGCGTGAACGCTACCGCCGCGGTGCCGACAACATCAACTTCCTGTTGCAGGCTCAACGTCAAGTCGTCAGCAGCGAAAGCGATTATTACGCCACACTGGTCGCTTACAACTTGGCGATGCGTGACCTGCACCGCCAGAAGGGAACCCTGCTTGCCTACAATCACGTTCACCTGTCCGAAGGTGGCTGGCACTCGCCCGCCTATCGTGAAGCATGCGAACAGGGACGCTTCTTCCGACCTTGCCTAACTCCCGAGGCCGTCGAAGCACCATGCCCCGTATCGCGTGGACCGTTCGACCCAAGTGCCCCCGGCGTGTCGTCGATGCCCGTCATGGAAACTGCCCCGATGATGGCTCCCGAAAGCCCGACGCCTGTGATCAGCACTCCCGACGAGATGCCAAGCCTTGGCTCGCCGACGAATGCTCAAGCCGCGATCGCACCGATCCCGGCCACAATGCCTCAAGCGATGAACGCCCCCACACGGCTGCCCATGCCTGGATCCAGCAATGCGATCCAACAGGTCAGCTATTAA
- the mutL gene encoding DNA mismatch repair endonuclease MutL — MPTIRQLPPNLVNKIAAGEVIERPASVAKELLENSIDAGSTRIEVLLEAGGADLIRISDNGCGIDEDQMTLAVTSHATSKLPDEDSLFHVGTLGFRGEALASIASVSQMVIRSRTPEAASGSEMLIHGGVIEPLAPCGCPVGTVIEVRNLFFNTPVRRKFMRTPQTETSHIVEAFTRIALANPQVHMVLQNGNRVVHDLPATDKINERIRAFFGEEISSGLIPISGDNGEVKLTGFVCDPSVSRGNNRMQYLFLNGRHIRDRALQHALGEAFRGLLMVGRFPICFINLDMPSDLVDVNVHPTKLEVRFTESGRIYSQLLQTLRHKFLTSDLTARVGNSISSNAPTTAEPKSEAVETSNDLEQRQRQDVIQWGRSSNSTAERDLPNIRPSIRSLPGELPDFQPFPGGARAVAPARDQSDESFGIPFEPSPRLPGAEVDGGGDATQYDQDVETTRVDGLHPSKPHSHLGYQVHNRYLVTQDETGMVVVDQHALHERILYERVREKVLNGSLETQKLLVPEPVSLTSSEAATALESKDLLAQVGIEIEPFGGDTVVVSAYPAMLAKLRPEDLLRQALESLICAGKDPEVRDLLDHLLHTIACKAAIKAGDRLTSEEITSLLEQRDMYQDTHHCPHGRPTALFFSREELDRMFGRMGARKVNPTGHK, encoded by the coding sequence ATGCCTACGATCCGCCAACTGCCGCCCAATCTCGTCAATAAAATCGCCGCCGGAGAAGTCATCGAGCGGCCCGCCTCGGTCGCCAAGGAGCTGTTGGAAAACAGCATCGATGCAGGATCGACGCGGATCGAAGTTCTGTTGGAGGCGGGAGGGGCCGATCTGATTCGGATTAGCGACAACGGCTGCGGGATCGATGAAGATCAGATGACGTTGGCCGTCACCAGCCACGCGACCAGCAAGCTGCCCGACGAGGATTCGTTGTTCCACGTCGGCACGCTTGGGTTCCGCGGCGAGGCGTTAGCGTCGATCGCTTCGGTCAGTCAGATGGTGATTCGCAGCCGAACGCCCGAGGCGGCCAGCGGCAGCGAAATGCTGATCCACGGCGGCGTGATCGAACCTCTGGCACCTTGCGGTTGTCCCGTCGGAACGGTGATCGAGGTTCGCAATCTGTTCTTTAATACGCCGGTGCGACGCAAGTTCATGCGGACGCCGCAAACCGAAACCAGTCATATCGTCGAGGCGTTCACGCGGATCGCGCTGGCCAATCCGCAGGTCCACATGGTGCTGCAAAACGGCAACCGCGTCGTCCACGATCTGCCCGCCACCGACAAGATCAATGAACGGATTCGCGCCTTCTTTGGCGAAGAGATCTCCAGTGGTTTGATTCCGATCTCCGGCGACAATGGCGAGGTGAAGCTGACAGGGTTTGTCTGCGATCCGAGCGTCAGTCGTGGCAACAATCGAATGCAGTATCTGTTCCTCAATGGCCGCCACATTCGCGACCGGGCGCTGCAGCACGCGCTGGGCGAAGCCTTCCGCGGGCTGTTGATGGTCGGCCGATTTCCGATCTGCTTCATTAATTTGGACATGCCGTCGGACCTCGTCGATGTCAACGTGCATCCTACCAAATTAGAAGTTCGGTTCACCGAGAGCGGTCGGATCTACAGCCAGTTGCTGCAGACGCTGCGGCACAAGTTTTTGACGAGCGACCTGACGGCGCGCGTCGGCAACTCGATCTCCAGCAACGCGCCGACGACTGCCGAACCCAAATCCGAGGCTGTCGAAACATCGAACGATCTGGAGCAACGTCAACGTCAGGACGTGATCCAGTGGGGCCGGTCGAGCAACTCGACCGCAGAGCGGGATCTGCCAAACATTCGCCCGTCGATCCGTTCGCTGCCGGGAGAGCTTCCCGATTTCCAACCCTTCCCTGGTGGCGCTCGTGCCGTTGCACCCGCTCGCGACCAAAGCGACGAATCGTTTGGAATTCCGTTCGAACCCAGCCCGCGGTTGCCAGGTGCGGAGGTCGACGGGGGGGGCGATGCGACACAATACGATCAAGATGTGGAAACGACGCGAGTCGATGGGCTGCATCCGTCGAAGCCGCACAGTCATCTCGGCTACCAGGTTCACAATCGCTATCTGGTCACCCAGGACGAGACCGGGATGGTCGTCGTCGATCAGCACGCTTTGCACGAGAGGATCCTTTACGAACGTGTTCGCGAGAAGGTGTTGAATGGCAGCCTGGAGACGCAGAAGTTATTGGTGCCCGAGCCGGTTTCGCTGACCTCATCGGAGGCCGCCACCGCGTTGGAATCGAAGGATCTGCTGGCACAAGTCGGGATCGAAATCGAACCCTTTGGCGGCGACACCGTCGTCGTTTCCGCTTATCCCGCCATGCTGGCGAAACTGCGCCCCGAGGATCTGCTGAGGCAGGCGTTGGAGTCGCTGATCTGTGCTGGCAAGGATCCCGAGGTCCGCGATCTGTTGGACCATCTGCTGCACACGATCGCTTGTAAAGCTGCGATCAAAGCGGGCGATCGCTTGACGTCCGAAGAGATCACCAGCCTGTTGGAACAACGGGACATGTATCAGGACACGCACCACTGTCCGCACGGTCGCCCGACCGCGCTCTTCTTCAGCCGCGAAGAACTCGACCGCATGTTCGGCCGCATGGGAGCTCGCAAAGTAAACCCGACCGGCCACAAGTAA
- the ruvX gene encoding Holliday junction resolvase RuvX, whose protein sequence is MSDESPQPLPFPSQGRIAAVDYGTVRIGVAVCDPDRIIASPLTVVPQGAAEQRGKAFCQLADEERIAGWIVGFPIHLSGTESKKSIEARRFAKWLQQTTELPVRLFDERFSTAAADQRLAPSKLTNKGRKKRIDAVAAQVLLESFLEAARHRSDLPGLSLDEKAIGDAIDD, encoded by the coding sequence ATGAGCGACGAGAGCCCGCAACCGCTTCCCTTCCCAAGCCAAGGGCGAATCGCCGCGGTCGACTACGGCACCGTCCGGATCGGCGTTGCGGTCTGCGACCCCGACCGAATCATCGCCAGCCCGCTGACGGTGGTTCCCCAAGGAGCGGCTGAGCAACGGGGAAAAGCCTTCTGCCAACTGGCCGACGAAGAGCGGATCGCCGGATGGATCGTCGGATTCCCGATCCACCTGAGCGGTACCGAGAGCAAGAAATCGATCGAGGCCCGCAGGTTTGCGAAGTGGTTGCAGCAAACGACCGAGCTACCCGTCCGGTTGTTTGATGAACGTTTTTCCACTGCCGCAGCCGACCAACGACTGGCACCGTCCAAACTGACTAACAAGGGACGCAAGAAGCGGATCGATGCGGTCGCCGCACAGGTGCTGTTAGAATCATTCCTCGAAGCAGCGCGGCATCGGTCGGACCTGCCCGGCCTTTCCTTGGACGAAAAGGCGATCGGCGACGCGATCGATGACTAG
- a CDS encoding aldose epimerase family protein — protein MKTSPLKSQLLIVATALLLATPLTAVEVDDFDSIQRYTLKNQSGMTVSVTNYGAIITSIVVPDRNGKMADVALGYNRVEDYINAVDRPYFGAIVGRYGNRIAQGKFTLDGKTYSLAANNNPNHLHGGNIGFDKVVWDAKPIEGQNAIQLSYLARDKEEGYPGNLQIRVTYTLTDDNAILVDYHATTDQATPVNLTQHTYFNLKGEGEGTILDHELMLNADRYTPVDATAIPTGELPAVAGTPMDFTKPKPIGRDIDKKNQQLEFGRGFDHNWVLNKPDDKQAMTLAARVYEPTSGRVMEVHTTEPGIQFYCGNFLDGRLIGKAGKPYVHRGGFCLETQHYPDSPNQPGFPSTILRPGKTYQTQTSYRFSTR, from the coding sequence ATGAAGACGAGCCCCTTAAAATCGCAACTGCTGATCGTCGCCACCGCGTTGCTGCTGGCAACCCCACTGACCGCCGTCGAGGTCGACGACTTCGATTCGATCCAACGTTACACGCTCAAAAATCAGTCGGGGATGACCGTCAGCGTGACCAATTACGGTGCGATCATCACGTCGATCGTCGTCCCCGATCGCAACGGCAAGATGGCCGATGTCGCACTGGGCTACAACCGCGTCGAAGATTACATCAACGCCGTCGATCGGCCCTACTTCGGCGCGATCGTCGGTCGCTACGGCAACCGCATCGCGCAAGGCAAGTTTACGCTCGACGGCAAAACCTATTCGCTGGCGGCCAACAACAACCCGAACCATCTACACGGCGGCAACATCGGATTCGACAAAGTCGTCTGGGATGCAAAACCGATCGAAGGACAAAACGCGATCCAATTGTCGTACCTGGCCCGCGACAAAGAGGAGGGTTATCCGGGCAATCTACAGATTCGCGTCACCTACACACTGACCGATGACAACGCGATCCTCGTCGATTACCACGCGACGACCGACCAAGCGACTCCCGTCAACCTGACCCAACACACCTACTTCAACCTCAAAGGGGAAGGCGAAGGGACGATCCTCGATCACGAACTAATGTTGAATGCCGATCGCTACACGCCGGTCGACGCAACCGCGATCCCAACGGGAGAGCTGCCCGCGGTCGCGGGGACGCCAATGGACTTCACCAAGCCCAAACCGATCGGACGTGACATCGACAAGAAGAATCAGCAACTGGAGTTCGGCCGTGGCTTTGACCACAATTGGGTCTTGAACAAACCGGACGACAAGCAAGCGATGACGCTTGCCGCTCGCGTCTACGAACCAACCAGCGGCCGCGTGATGGAAGTCCACACGACCGAACCGGGGATCCAGTTTTACTGCGGCAACTTTCTGGACGGCCGTCTGATCGGCAAGGCGGGCAAACCCTACGTCCATCGCGGCGGATTCTGCTTGGAAACGCAGCACTATCCCGACAGCCCCAACCAACCGGGCTTCCCGTCGACGATCCTGCGCCCCGGAAAAACCTATCAAACGCAGACGAGCTATCGGTTCAGCACGCGATAG
- a CDS encoding DUF1559 domain-containing protein yields MRTSSASAAPKVGFTLVELLVVIAIIGILVGLLLPAVQAAREAARRMQCSNNLKNNALAMHNYHDTYRSLPSVGYDFYGVNLDTHSWVARILPFIEQGPLYETINFNERINSHDRQRQFREAELTVMTCPSEGSVLGQSESPTQWSTRRGSYAVNMGNTNYGQENASNWDGVWTYNFGGAPFKVHSQKAFRDVTDGTSNTLLLSEVPINKNSQGYRGLYAATIVTSGAGFTTYLSPNTTASVDGGRYCWGATDFAPRTIPCHHADRWQAATYASMSMHPGGVQSALVDGSVRFVAETVDLFAWRAASTANGGEVDPL; encoded by the coding sequence ATGAGAACGAGTTCTGCCAGCGCAGCTCCCAAGGTGGGCTTTACGCTTGTCGAGTTGTTGGTCGTGATTGCGATCATTGGAATTTTAGTGGGGCTGTTGTTGCCCGCGGTTCAGGCGGCTCGCGAAGCGGCTCGCCGAATGCAATGCTCCAACAATCTAAAGAACAACGCGTTGGCGATGCACAATTACCACGACACCTATCGGTCCCTGCCGTCGGTTGGCTACGACTTCTACGGCGTCAATCTTGACACGCATTCGTGGGTCGCTCGGATTCTGCCCTTCATCGAACAGGGGCCGTTGTACGAAACGATTAATTTCAATGAACGGATCAATTCGCACGACCGGCAGCGACAGTTCCGCGAAGCGGAACTGACCGTGATGACATGCCCGTCGGAGGGAAGTGTCTTAGGGCAATCCGAAAGTCCGACGCAGTGGTCGACGCGTCGCGGCAGCTACGCGGTGAACATGGGGAACACCAATTATGGACAAGAGAATGCGTCGAATTGGGACGGCGTGTGGACGTACAATTTTGGTGGGGCTCCGTTTAAGGTTCACTCCCAAAAAGCATTCCGCGATGTAACCGATGGGACTTCCAATACGTTGCTGTTGTCCGAAGTTCCGATCAACAAGAACAGCCAGGGCTATCGTGGCTTGTATGCCGCGACGATCGTTACTTCGGGAGCCGGTTTTACGACGTACCTGTCTCCCAATACGACCGCGTCGGTCGACGGTGGAAGGTATTGTTGGGGAGCCACGGATTTCGCGCCGCGAACCATTCCCTGCCACCATGCCGACAGGTGGCAAGCGGCGACCTACGCGTCGATGAGTATGCATCCGGGGGGAGTTCAATCGGCCCTGGTCGATGGATCGGTTCGGTTCGTCGCGGAGACTGTCGATCTGTTTGCGTGGCGGGCTGCGTCGACGGCCAACGGTGG
- the prfB gene encoding peptide chain release factor 2 (programmed frameshift): MEGDLKQRAEEIRQRLVQLRDSLDYAGKCEQIEEIENRMSGPGFWNNSEAAQAVVLELKSLKNIVVPINSSTKAAAGLDELLEMMAEEPELAADVAAEVERLEGVLDDLELRALLNGPNDSASCILSINARDGGTDANDWAEMMLRMYTAWAAKNDYSIELLDRQDNEQAGINHAAIAIRGPLAYGYLKGEEGMHRLVRISPFNSEGKRQTSFAAVSVAPDIESAEEIEIEEKDVDEDTYRASGAGGQHVNKTDSAVRLTHRPTGTVVQCQNQRSQHQNRATAWKMLRAKLARIEEEKREQEEASKYASKARTGFGSQIRNYFLHPDQRVKDARTGHLEGNFHSVLDGSDLQPFLDAFLQLRAAENSK; encoded by the exons ATGGAAGGTGATCTAAAACAAAGAGCCGAAGAGATTCGGCAACGCTTGGTCCAACTTCGAGACTCTCTT GACTACGCTGGCAAATGTGAACAGATCGAAGAGATCGAAAATCGGATGTCGGGGCCTGGATTCTGGAACAATTCCGAGGCGGCGCAGGCGGTTGTTCTGGAACTGAAGTCGCTCAAAAACATCGTGGTTCCGATCAACAGTTCGACCAAGGCGGCCGCTGGGTTGGATGAACTGTTGGAAATGATGGCCGAGGAACCTGAATTGGCAGCCGATGTTGCGGCGGAGGTCGAGCGATTGGAAGGGGTGTTGGACGATCTGGAGCTGCGGGCGCTGCTCAACGGCCCCAACGATTCGGCTAGCTGCATCCTTTCGATCAACGCCCGCGACGGGGGGACCGACGCCAACGATTGGGCGGAAATGATGCTGCGGATGTACACCGCTTGGGCGGCGAAGAACGACTACTCCATTGAGTTGTTGGATCGCCAGGACAACGAGCAGGCGGGGATCAACCATGCGGCGATCGCGATACGTGGGCCGTTAGCGTATGGCTATTTGAAGGGTGAGGAGGGGATGCATCGTTTGGTGCGGATCAGTCCCTTCAACAGCGAAGGCAAACGCCAGACCAGCTTTGCCGCCGTTTCCGTCGCTCCGGATATCGAGAGCGCTGAAGAGATCGAGATCGAAGAGAAGGATGTCGACGAGGATACCTACCGGGCCAGCGGGGCAGGGGGGCAGCACGTCAATAAGACCGACAGCGCCGTGCGGTTGACGCACCGACCTACCGGGACGGTGGTGCAGTGCCAGAACCAACGCAGCCAGCATCAGAATCGCGCTACGGCGTGGAAGATGTTGCGGGCCAAGTTGGCGAGGATCGAAGAAGAGAAACGCGAGCAAGAGGAGGCGTCGAAATACGCGTCCAAGGCGCGAACCGGTTTTGGATCGCAGATCCGAAACTACTTCTTGCATCCGGACCAACGGGTCAAAGATGCGCGGACCGGACATCTGGAGGGAAACTTCCACTCGGTGCTTGATGGCAGCGACCTGCAGCCGTTCCTCGATGCATTCTTGCAGCTTCGTGCCGCGGAGAATTCAAAATAG